CGGATTGGCCGGTACACGCAACGTTAAATCCCGGCACCAGGTGTGGGATCATCAGCCGTCCGCTGCCGAAGTCATCACCGCAGGCAACATGGCCACGTCGCCCGAACAGTCTGATTATCGCGAGGTCGACCCACGTCGATTCGTTGACTTGCTTGCCGAGTCCCCGATGGCCTATGCGGCGATGGTGGAGAGCATTACCGGCTTCGGGATCTACCTCATCGACACGCGCGGCAATATCCTCACCTGGAACCAGGGCGCCGAACGCATGACCGGCCTCCCCCGGGCCCGCGTGATCCGGCAACCGTATTCCACGCTATTTGAGCCCGCAGGCCGGGCGGCCGACCTGCCCGCTCAAATACTCGGGTATGCGAAATATCACGGCCACTACAGCGACGAGCATCTGCGCCGGCGCGGATCGAGTGAAGCGTTCCGGGCGTTGGCGACGCTGGATATCATCCGTGACCCGCGTGGCCGGCACAGCGGTTTTGTGGAGGTGATTCGGGATGTGACCGCAGACCGCGAGCGCGAAGCGGCCCTATACGCCCAGGCCACCACCGATGTACTGACCGGCCTGCCGAACCGAGCGCATTTCACCGAACAGGCCAACCTGGAGATCGAACGGTCACGCCGTTATTTCGAACCCCTGTCGGTGGCGCTGTTGGATGTGGACCACTTCAAGGCGGTCAATGACACCCATGGTCACCAGATCGGAGACTTGGCCTTGCAGCACGTAGCCGAGATCATGCGCAGCAATGCTCGCCGCATCGACATTCTTGGACGACTGGGTGGTGAAGAGTTCGCGCTGCTGCTGCCGCGCGCCAATACCCAGCCGGCGGTGGAGCTGTGCGAGCGCATGCGCGTCGCGCTCTACCAGTCCCGAGTCGACACCCCGGTGGGACAGCTGCAGATTGCGGCCAGCGTGGGTGTGGCATC
This Abyssibacter profundi DNA region includes the following protein-coding sequences:
- a CDS encoding sensor domain-containing diguanylate cyclase is translated as MAGTRNVKSRHQVWDHQPSAAEVITAGNMATSPEQSDYREVDPRRFVDLLAESPMAYAAMVESITGFGIYLIDTRGNILTWNQGAERMTGLPRARVIRQPYSTLFEPAGRAADLPAQILGYAKYHGHYSDEHLRRRGSSEAFRALATLDIIRDPRGRHSGFVEVIRDVTADREREAALYAQATTDVLTGLPNRAHFTEQANLEIERSRRYFEPLSVALLDVDHFKAVNDTHGHQIGDLALQHVAEIMRSNARRIDILGRLGGEEFALLLPRANTQPAVELCERMRVALYQSRVDTPVGQLQIAASVGVASMNRDSTTLDSLLERADKALYKAKRQGRNRVEAWML